CCGGTTTCTTCACCGACGGCGACCATGTGGACGACAAGCGGCGGGAAGACTTCGCATTCGGCCAGAGGCTCGTGGATTGACTCACCATCCTTCACCGATTGATAAACCTGCTCCATCGCGCGCGAGATCACTTCATTACCGGACGTATCGCGCACGATGTCGAGTGCCTGCAAGATCGGCACACCGGACGTGATCAGCGTAGCCAACGTACCGGCGAATCGGGTGATAGCGACTTTCTGAACCAGCGATCCCAAGACAGGGATCTTCATGGTTATCTTGTCGATCACGTACTTTCCGTCGCGAGTGCCGTTAATCTTCTTGAAGATGAACCAGACGGCGACAGCGAACAGGACAATCATCCAGGTTTTGTGGAGTAGGATGTCAGATGCTCGCACAAGTAACATGGTCAGACCTGGTAGCTCTGCACCCAGCTGTTCGAAAATACCGACGAACTTCGGAATGATCTTCCAGAGAATGAAGCCCACGATCAGGATTGCCAGGACAGACACGACGAGCGGGTACATCATGGCGGACTTCACTTTGCCCTTCAGGGCCTGGCGTTTTTCCAGGAAGTAGGAAATTTTGTCGAGCACTGCCTCGAGCACGCCGCCGATCTCTCCGGCACGCACCATGTTGACGTACAGAGCGTCGAAGACCTTGGGGTGTTTCGCCAGCGCTTCGG
This genomic window from bacterium contains:
- a CDS encoding type II secretion system F family protein, encoding MPEFFYEALDKGGKQVRGLIDASNEDIIIEKLRTMGYYPLKVVQHKSKASDLDIFALPGVRNIMHRIKTKHIMTFSRQLATLIDAGLPILRSLFILTEQVESVVFKEKIQAIMKDIEGGSSLSEALAKHPKVFDALYVNMVRAGEIGGVLEAVLDKISYFLEKRQALKGKVKSAMMYPLVVSVLAILIVGFILWKIIPKFVGIFEQLGAELPGLTMLLVRASDILLHKTWMIVLFAVAVWFIFKKINGTRDGKYVIDKITMKIPVLGSLVQKVAITRFAGTLATLITSGVPILQALDIVRDTSGNEVISRAMEQVYQSVKDGESIHEPLAECEVFPPLVVHMVAVGEETGAIDQMLTKVAEAYEREVDDTVNALASILEPIMIVFLGAIVGLIVIALYLPLFSIPKVVGN